ATCTTTGGTGGGAATTATTGCTGCTGATTTATCTCTTTATGCAGGAGATTTTAGAGCGGCTGAAAGAACCTTCCAACTTCTATCCCAAGCAGCCGGAAGGGCAGGAAGGGATGCTATACCCGGAGAGGTTGTTATTCAAACATACAATCCTGATCATTATAGTATTACTACGGCAGCAGAAGGAAATTACCAGGAATTTTATGAGCAGGAAATGTTATATAGACAACTTATGCAGTATCCTCCGGCGGCTAATATTCTATTACTTCTTGTTAGCTCAAAGGATGAAGAAAAGGTTGATAAAGCTATTGTCTATGCAGGAGAAGTTTTAAAAGAATATTCAAATCAAAATCAGCACTCTTTTAAAGTGATAGGTCCTGCTCCTGCAACCATAGCAAAAGCTAAGGATATTTACCGCAGGGTTATATATATTAAGGATGAGGATTATAATTTACTTGTAGCTTTAAAAAATTATCTTGAGTTATGCTTTAGTAGCTCTAAGCATTTCCAAGACTGTACTTATCAATTTGATTTTAACCCTATGAGTGTATATTAGGGTTTGCAGTTTTTTAATAATGAAAGGAAGGTTTATGATGGCAATAAGAAAAATAAGAGAAATTGGTGATGACATACTTACAAAGGTAAGTAGGGAAGTAAAGAAAGTAGATCAAAGGTTACAGGTACTAATCGATGATATGCTAGATACCATGTATGATGCAGAAGGTGTTGGTCTTGCGGCTCCTCAAATTGGTGTCTTAAAAAGGGTTGTGGTTATTGATGTATCTGAAGAAAGGGATAATCCTATTATCCTAATCAACCCTGAAATTATTGAGACAGAGGGCTGTCAGATAGGGGATGAGGGCTGTCTTAGTATACCCGGCAAGGTGGGAACTGTCGAACGACCTAATTATGTGAAGGTAAAAGCCTATGACAGGGATATGAAGGAGTTTATTATAGAAGGAACTGAGCTTCTTGCAAGGGCATTATGCCATGAAATTGATCATCTTGACGGAATTTTATATTCAGAAAAGGTACAAGACGGGCTTAGAAGTGTATATGATACCGAAGAAGTAGATGAGGAGTAATGATATAAATATAGTGATAAAAGATATTATTTAGTGATATAAAGGTTAAACTTTTCTTAAAAAACCATGAAAATGTAGATTTTATAATAAGCTTTTCGATATAATTAATGAAAATAATAACCATAATAAAGCCATAAATTGTTTTGTATATTGCTAGATTGATAAACTTTGAAAGAAGGGGACTATATAAATGAAAGTATTGTTTATGGGAACACCGGATTTTGCGGTCAGTACCCTAGAAGCAATTATAGACCAAGGTCATGAGCTGGTGGGGGTAGTTACCCAACCGGATAAGGTAAAGGGAAGAGGAGCAAAAATCAGCTTTCCTGCAGTAAAAGAAACAGCTCTGAAATATAATTTACCTGTATATCAGCCTATTAAAGTAAAAGAACCTGAATTTATAGAAACTGTTCGCAATCTTAAGCCGGAGGTTATCGTAGTAGCTGCCTTTGGACAGATTTTGCCCAAAGAACTTTTGGATATACCCCCCTATGGCTGTATTAATGTTCATGCCTCCTTACTTCCTAAATATCGTGGGGCAGCTCCAATACAAGCAGCCATCTTAAACGGTGATGAAGAAACCGGTGTTACCATTATGCATATGGATGTAAAGCTGGATACAGGGGATATGATTTTGCAAGAGAAAATACCGATTTCCCAGGATGAAACCGGCGGAAGTCTTCATGATAAATTGGCTAAACTTGGTGCAGATTTATTGGTGAAAGTTTTAGAACAGTTAAGGGATGGAACTACCAAGAGAGTTCCTCAAGATGATTCTGAGGCCACATATGTGGGTATGCTTAATAAGGAGATGGGTTTGATTGATTTTTCACAGCCTGCTATTAAGATTGAGCGGATGATTCGGGGACTTAATCCATGGCCCAGTGCATACACTAAACTTAATGGAAAGACTCTAAAGCTTTGGGAGGCTCAGGTGATAGAGTATAGCTCAGATGCATTATACGGTCAGGTGGTAGCAGTTAATAAAGATTCATTTGTAGTTATGACTGGAAAGGATGCTTTACTTATTCGTGAACTTCAATTAGAGGGAAAAAAGCGTCTGTCCTGCGAAGCATTTCTTAGGGGTTATCCTATAGAAGTAGGAACTATATTAGGCTAATATATATATAATACAGGCTATATTACATGCAAAATCAAATAGAAATTTAAGATTATATAATATAGCA
This genomic interval from Herbinix luporum contains the following:
- the def gene encoding peptide deformylase codes for the protein MAIRKIREIGDDILTKVSREVKKVDQRLQVLIDDMLDTMYDAEGVGLAAPQIGVLKRVVVIDVSEERDNPIILINPEIIETEGCQIGDEGCLSIPGKVGTVERPNYVKVKAYDRDMKEFIIEGTELLARALCHEIDHLDGILYSEKVQDGLRSVYDTEEVDEE
- the fmt gene encoding methionyl-tRNA formyltransferase; this translates as MKVLFMGTPDFAVSTLEAIIDQGHELVGVVTQPDKVKGRGAKISFPAVKETALKYNLPVYQPIKVKEPEFIETVRNLKPEVIVVAAFGQILPKELLDIPPYGCINVHASLLPKYRGAAPIQAAILNGDEETGVTIMHMDVKLDTGDMILQEKIPISQDETGGSLHDKLAKLGADLLVKVLEQLRDGTTKRVPQDDSEATYVGMLNKEMGLIDFSQPAIKIERMIRGLNPWPSAYTKLNGKTLKLWEAQVIEYSSDALYGQVVAVNKDSFVVMTGKDALLIRELQLEGKKRLSCEAFLRGYPIEVGTILG